ATATCGTTATGCAACGACTTGATACGGCCTAGGCAGCAACAATCGCCCTACTTCAGTAGCTATGCTTGAATGCAAAGTAGCCAGATGAGCTCTGGAAAGGGACTCTCTATTGTGGGTTGCTCGGGATTCTGGACAAGGTTAAAACCATGAAAATTCTGTACATTTTCCAAGTCTAATGTGGAGAAGTCTGAACTTTCACTGAaacgattgactgtgaatgtagCACCCCGTTGTTTTGCTACTTACCGATCATGCACATTCGCAGCGGAAACTACAAGAATGCCCAATAAAATTTCTGTTTGCAATCGTGATGCGAGGTAATTCCTTGGGACGAAACTTCCGTCACGAAACGACCGGTTTCGCACCTTTATGCATCGGAAAAAAATCAGTCCCaccttttttgtttcttctcaAAAGATTGTGGGTCTGTATTCTGTCATAAATTTGATTCGCATCAGTGAAGCAACCAAAGCGATCTTCAATATCTCGTCATTCTACAATCATGGGGTACCTCTCTGAAATCATCGTGGTCCTTCTCTCCTTGAGATCTATCGTCGCCACTGACACCATGAATTTGCTCATGGTCGGGAACAGCTACACAGCTCGAAACAATCTTTCCCATATGCTAAGCAGCTTGCTAGGCGAGGGTCTCTCATCAGACAACATTCAAGTTTCTAGAAACACAAAAGGCGGGGCCTCTTTGACGACACATCTACAAGAAGCCGACGGTACAGCTGGAGATACTGGGCTGCGACAATCTCTTGTAAGCAATCCGAAACCGTGGGATTTTGTAGTTTTACAGGACCAGAGCCAAATCCCCGGCTACTATGAGGTCAGCGGTTTCTTTGACCAAAGTCTCCAATCAGCAGTAAAGTTGAATGAACTTATCGAAGACACAGGGGCTGAAACTATCTTTTTCTTGACCTGGGGTCGACGTGACGGGGATTCTCGCAACCATTGGATTTTTCCCGATTTTCCAACGATGCAGGAAAGGCTCATTGAAGGGTATCGCCAATTTGCCGAAGCGACAAGCAGTGAAACGCGGCGCACGACTGTTGCACCCGTGGGGCCGGCCTTTCAAATTATCTACGATCGCTATCTTGAATTACGCATGGATCCTCTGGATAGCGAAAGCAATTTCTACAACCTCTACTCATCCGATGGGAGTCATCCAAGCCGCTCCGGAACATATTTGGCTGCCTGCGTTCTGTACGCCACAGTCACAGGAAAAGATCCTAGCGCGTTGAAGTATCGACCCACAGGTATCAGCAACGACCTTCAAGATATGCTCCAATCTGTTGCAGCATTTGCTGTCATGGGGAAGTCCTTTGATTTCGACACAGTCGTTGGCTACATGGAACAGGAGATAGCTGTTTCCGAGTCCCCTTCGCCAAGCTTTTCAGGCGCTGCGCCAACTCCTCGGCCTACAAGGCGCCCTACTAGAGCCCCTAGTCTACGTCCCATTAGCCCACCTCCCAAAAGTTGGGACGACGAGTGCTCCAGTCTTGTAGAAAACTCAAATATGGAACTTGGTCATGAGGGCTTTTGGTACGCTCAAGGGGTCAGCGATGTCATCGACACCAGCGGGTACAAGTCTGCGTTAGCCATTCGCTCCATCAACCGAAATCGAGAGTGGGATGGCCCGGCATACATGATGAATTCATCCAAAGACAGAAACTGTATGGTGCAAGGATCAACTTGGCAAATCACTGCCAGTCTTCAGATGATTGATCCAAAGACAGAGCGGGGCGCGGAATGCGAATTATCATCTGGCGGTCGCAAGAACGATTGCCCCGGCCTCCGTTTTAGATTTCGCGACAGCAGATGGGATTTGCAGGAGTTTCGCTTGCAAGAATATGCTGGTGATGCATGGAATCCCAATGGTTTTAATCAATTCAAGGTGGAATTTACTGTTCCGAAAAATTCCGACACATGGCACGGTGAAATCCGCAACATTGTGGTTTTCTTTGCAGATTTTCCTGCTTATCTCGACCTGGTAATTGATGACTTCAATATTGTCCGTGTGCAATAGGCACAGCGAAGTTTGAAAACAATGGATGTATACATAATGGGAAATAAGAAAAAGTAAAGTCTAACATGAATGTCTCAATACCAGTAGCCAAATGGATTCCGTAGTCGGTATTACTGTAAGACCTCGGAAGAAATCGAGGCGAACACTGAAAATCATGAATGGGGTAGAAAAGAATTCTCTGTCCTACTACTAGAGATACATACCTTCATTATGACAAATCGTTGCTGAAAACAGGCCCTCCTTCGTTGGACAAACTTTATGTACGGAAATTGCTAATTTTTCCCTTATGTTTAGATTCATATCAGATTGAATATTTCGTACAAATCAACAGAGTTTACGACCTTTATGTTATagtatcactgtcagtcccGTTATGTTAGCGTATCTCTGTCAGTGAGTAATTTAAAGCGATGGTGATGTATCATTTCAATACACTCCTCCGATGAGATCTCGACCCATGACACTATTCGGATAGGTCGCATCGCTCACGCAAGCACTTTCTCGTCCCCTCGTCGGAGCAGTCCGCTCTAGCCGGCCGGTTCCACAATCATGCCCGCGAGTCAACGCGACTGCGTCCCGATCGAGCGGAACGGTCCATTAGATGTGTAGAACGATCTGTCGTGCTCACGTTATCGGTTCGACTGGCCAACTCTACCTGCAAAATTTGACAGACCTGCAGAAATCCTGGGCGTTGCCTGCGATCTTCCGACCACCCCTCTTCCATCATGGCATGCGTTTGGCTTGGCAACCACGGGATTCGTGGTGGTCGTTTTCCCTTAGCGACCACATTTTCATAGTGCTGGTTAGCGTTGTAGCTCGGAAAGGGCGTTTGGAGCGCAAAAATCTGCCACAGGACGAGGGAATAGGAATACACATCGGCTGATAGCCCGTAAACTCTGCAACGGACCACTTCAGGGGCCATATATCGCCGTGTTCCTGTGAGACCAGTCGCTTCGTACCCATCTGGCTTTTCCACAAGATCTCTGGAACGAAGTTCTTTTGCGAGACCAAAATCAAACAATTGAACGTATCCACGGACATCGAACCCCACATTGTCAGTTTTAAGGTCTCGGTAAATTATTTTTCGCCCGTGCAGGTGTCGAAGTGCCCGTGCCAGATCAAGCGCGGCGGTGAATTGCTCAGCGATCAAAGCTGCAATGGCGTTCTTATCACGACCGAACCTTCCCAAAAACCCACTTGATCGATCCTGGCGAGCCCTCCATTCGCCAATCTTTCCCTCCAAAGTGCATGTAAGCCGATCCAGCATAAGAGCAAATTGCGGTGTTCCCGGTGTCCCTACCGTTCCACGCAATCGAATAATGTTTGAGTGCGAAATTGACTGTAGGAACATCGCTTCGCAGGCCAAATCAATGGCTGCGTCTACCATCAATTCCTTGTCTAGGTTGCGCCTTAAGCGCTTTATTGCATACCGCGCTACTCCTTTTCGGTGCGTGTTGGATGCCATTCGATCTCGGGTCGCCGAGAgatcctcttcgtcatcacAGCATGAGTGTCCGTCGTATACACTTATATCTCCCTTGGCAATGTCTACGGTAACAGTTGCGGGAGGAGATTCAAAAGTCTGCGGTGCTGCGTCCTTAGTGTCGTCTGCAAACGTGACACTGTGAGCGCGGCTGTGTCCAACAGAAGTTGGGATAACAGAAATGGCATACGGTTCAGAGTTTTCAACTAGGGCAATCGTGGTGGGAACTTGATCTTGCTGAGGAAGTACATCGGCTAGATTGCGTTGCCCTCCTAACAAGGGGCTATCGCAAATACACTCCTCACTGAGGCAGAGCTGAACAACCTCTGAAACTACACCGAATTCACCCGTTCCTAGTGTATCACCAATGTGTACTTCTTTGAGGTTTCACGGTCAGAAACAGTCCGCGAGTAAAACATGAGAGAAACCAATGCTCTGCGAAAAAGAATTTACGGTGCAGAAGAAACGTACCAGAAGGTTCGAACGCCGGTATCGGACGTGTTGTGAATGATTGTTGGGCTTGCCCAAAGAATGATGAGTCTAGGACTAGCGCATCCAATACCTCGTCGGTCGTTTCTCTCATGGTCTCCGAAGCGGTTTGATGCAACCGTCGTCTGCCCATGCTGCTGACAGAAATGTCGCTCGGAAACGCCGCTGTGTTTGCCTTCATTATTGTACAGTCAACTACTAATTTTTTACAAAGCTTGGAAAAACCAAGAGCAATCAGAAAGAACACTTTGTGTTTGTTTTAGTTGACTGGTCCGACTCCCAAAAATAGTGATTTCGTCAAGCGATTCGATGGTGTAAGTTACGAGGAAGATTATCAGTAGATATTGCTCATGCGTGCCCTTCAACAACTGGTGGTGTTAAGTCAGACGACGGAGGAGGCGGCTTCAAAGCCAAAGCCCTTGCACTTGCTGCTACGTGAACTGTTTACATATGCAATTCCTGTTGATTGAATGCCGGCCATGCACTACAAAATTCGCTTGACAGGTTGATCCGTTTTTCCTCATCTCACGTAAACGAACGCGGCACAACATGGTTCCTTGCTTTcatctttactgttagttacGTGAGCTGCGAATCTTGTAGATTCATCCCGTTCACAGTCTGTGTAATGTAGGACATATTCCTGTCGTAAGATTCGGGTGTCTCATTTCAGTCCTAGTTCGTACTCCTTCTCGCTGTTTGATATTCACAGACAGCATGAGAAATCATAAATGGACAACGTGTCCCTCTCTAGAGAGGTAACTAGTACCCACAACTAGAGCTAGAGCAGTTGGTTCTTAAGATCTGTTGGGGTCCTCGTCATCCATTGACATAATTTTACGAGGAAATccactaaaggggatgggaaaaggtgaaaaactcccaatgtgttcagtctaagtagcatcatttggcgcgCGTGTTTCATcaagtattcaaactatttagACTAAACTCCAAAAACTTTTGCcggatgccgacgttttCCGGCAAGATATTTATTGCCGGATTCCGATGAACAGGCCTCTCCAAATTTGGCATATGCCAAGATAAAAATAAATAAGCTATTTCATGCCAATTCTGGGATTTATTTAAGTTCAATTTGGCACTTACAACTCAAAAGGAGTAGATTTGTCGCCAAAGTCATTTATTTCACTATATTAACTTACTTTGGGTACAAAGCCCTATATTGCTTGGCATGAAGGGTACCTCTAAGAGAAAATCTGTGGTTGCTGCACAGAACTCATCTCTAGACCATTTCAGGACAGAAACATCTGACTCCGCTTTACTGGTTCCAGGGAAAACTGTTGCTGTCCCTCCAGAAAACTCATGTAACAAGGGAAAGCATTCCTGAACATGGTATAAGCCTTCCTGAAATGAAGTACTTGCAGAGCAGGcctcaatttcttccaaggGAGTTTGTTCTCTGCTGTATGCTTGTACAGCTGGTGAAACTAGTCTTCTCAATTGCTCATTGCAGCGTTGTCAAAGGCCACACGCTAAGGCAACCATGGTGAGTTGCCAGTAGTTTGGAAAATATGGATCCGTCTATCTTAGCCAAAGAGCATGGAAGGATACAGGGAACACTAGCAGCACATTTGTTGTTTGCGTCTTCTTCTGCCACAATGTCCATCAATTTCAACCAAGTCAGCAAATGGCCCTTCCAACAGAAAAAATCATCTCATTTCTTCTCTTGTCACCCATCTCTGTGAGTATTTTCTCAACAAAGGTGCCCAAATCTTGAACATGCTCTGAAATGTGTATTGAACAAACACCAAAAATCTCAGCAGAGGACTTCACTGTATCACTGCTCAAGTCAGTGATGCCTTCCAGTGGATGAACACCAACCTGTTCAATGATTCAGTTGGACAGCTTTAACAGACATTGCGTCTGCTGGCAAAATTTGAGGTAAAGGCCATGTGGGGCTTTTTAATAATGAATTTACGTGTTGTGGGTGTGttttacattaactgtaaataaaaCTGCACTTGGGGAAAATGCGTGGTGTGTATTTGGTTATTTCCCTGGCCAATTAGGTTATTTAGGAGAAAATGATGGATTTACTGTGTGTTTCGTTGCTTCTTGAAAACAAGATTAATGACAAAGTATCGCAAGGCTGCTATCCAGAAATGGACGCTTTCGACCGCATCTTGAAATAAATGAAATTTGAACAGATCAATTTTCAGTACAGTTTGCGAAAAAAAATTTTGATCGGACGTTTTCGAACGCATCTTGAAATCAATGAAATTTGAACAGATCAATTTTCAGTACAGTTTgcgaaagaaaattttgatCGGACACTTTCGACCGCATCTTGAAATGAATGAAATTCGAATAGATCAATTTTCAGTATAATTTgcgaaagaaaattttgatCGTACTCTCAAGCGTAAATTGGGTTACAATCGTAACTAGAATTGCGGTGTTTCTTTTACCATTCGCTAGCGTGAGGCGCATATTTGGTTTTTGAATCTATTTCGACGGATTTTTCCCGTATCTACAGCAAAAGAAATCCATGCTTACTATTTATCTGTCACTAGCCACATGATTTATTTCAATATATTATCTATCAAGCCGGCTGAGGGCTACTTTCGTGGCAAACAACTAGCCTAGGACAGAATGAAACGGACGGAAAAATAGTGAGACAGCAGGTCACAACCTTGCGTTAATCACACTTAATGACGTCGTTGATAGAAAAGAACGTAGAGTTTGTCTGTACTTCCCTAAAAAATTGAGCTTATTGATTTAGGTTCCAATCCCACGATCACAAGGAAGTAAAGTGCATTCAAAACGTTAACAAAAGGAAATCTTCTTGGCTGAATTTCACCATTGTCTTGGTCGTGATAGAAATTTAAGTCGAGGAAGGTGCATGTGCTAGATCCTCAATGGAGTTTTCAATTCGGCCTCTTACATTTAAAAAAATTTCTGGCAAAATGAAGATCTTGTTCCTCACACGAAAAAATTTAATAATTTGAGCAATGCTCCCCATTTACGAGAATGAGTGCTTATTCGTAGGTATCGCCTTCTACTGAAGCGCCCGACTACTTGTCGAATGAGTAGACGAAAACATGTGCTGAGGGGCTCCAACTTGACAATCGAAGTCAATTAGTATGCGATAATTTAAATCAGTAATTAGTTGTGAAAAGTCGGAATAAAAAGCCAATAAAAAATGTTGAAGAGCAAGACTTGCCTAGTAAATGGAGGCGGAAGCATTTCAagtttttctttctttttttggaagTGGCGAATGATATAAGTCACAAGTTTTTTCCGAGTGCTAAAAAGTATGTAATTCAATACCGAATCGTTCAACTTAACTCACCTTTTGTAATTACACACCATCGTTCCGTCCTTCAAAATAAATCCGATAACACATTATTGGAATCTTCTAATTCTTGAttccttgtcgtcgttgacaTGTATGAGATAAGTTTTTCTTTCGAATCATAAGATATTTTAGTTTCAGAGTTTTTGAAATCGTGAAGTATTTTGGATAGCAAATGGCGGGAATAATATGTTCATTTAAATAAATAGTAatgacaaaattgaaaaggctCCAAAGATTCCAATATTTTTAAAAAATGATTTCCACTGAAGTTTTTCATCTGCATAGGATAGCATTatcgatttctttttgtttttaaaGATAAGATCGGAATTTGACATCGTTTTGATTGTAATTGATGTCGATGAATTTCATCGCCTTGTTAACTAGCATCAGCGGCTTTCTAAATCAACATTGTAGCGTTTACTAGATAAATTTCGACTAGATGGGCATAGACCATGCTTTCGTGGTTTCGCTCACTTTCTAAACATAACTGTAGAATCCAAGGATAATACCCTCTTCCCAGTAAAGTCTAACATTACTTTTCAAATCACATAACTGTTTCAAAGAAAACTTTTGAGTCTTTTTCTATTTTCGTCGAATGTAAACGATTGAGCTGTTTGCTTTAAATTTTATTGGGTTCGACGCGTCTGATCTACAAGTTCTCATCGTTTTCATTATTTTGTGTCTCGTCTGCTGAGCTCGACCCGTTCCCTCTGAGGCGACGAAGAGCTTTTTCTCCATACATATTGCTTTGAAGCTCTTCAAATTCATCATCAAGCATTTCCTCCCTCTTGTTCTCTCGCTTGTTGCGGTGAAAGCCTGTCTTTACCCTGCCTATTCCCAAAATAAAGCAAAGAATAAAGACACCAACAAAGGCGCTAAGAACCAAGTACAACGGAATTACGTTATCAGGGGGGCATCCTTCCATGAGATTCTGGACTTCGGGAACAATACACCACCAATAGAATCGCGGGAAGAGATATCTCAGCTCCTTCAAAACAGGAACGCCTGCCCCGGGACTGAACGTTGTCGAGGCAAAGACCATCAACAAAAATGGACTACTGCCCACTATTTGCACTGTCTGAAAAGGGAGCCGAGTGTATAGCCCCAAACATACTAGGGGAAGCGTCAATGAGGCGCTGTCGCACAGCATCGCCAACCAATACCTGAATTCTAGAAACAAACCATCGATGACTGCGTTTACCACTCCGAATTCCACCACTGACAGAACAAATATGACAGACATTGTGAGGATGACCTTTAATACCCGGTTCATATTTGCGGATGAATGCACCAAGGCTTCAGACTCTTCGAGCATCGAGTTTCTCCATTCGACCAAAGAGAGTAGATAAGGGTTTATGTTGAAAAATGCTATGATGCTTCCAGCAATCAGAACTAAAGGGGCGTTTTCCTCATTCGAGTCCCAAAAGGTTGCGAGATACAAAGAAAAGGTGACAATGGCAAAATATAAAATTTGCAAAAGACTTCCGCTCAATACTTCCAcgtcgaaaaagaatttAAAGTCGGGCCCGGACGATGCGTAAGTGTAGCGCTCACCGAGCGCTAACGCAAGTATAGCTTTTTCTCTGTTCACCTCACGTTCGTTAATTCGCACAATTGAGCGATCAACTGCCGAAACTGTTATTGTGTTGTTTGCCATATCAGTCAAAGTTTCCACATGATCATTGGTGACTAAAACAATATTGTGTTTCTTCTTTAGATCATGAAGTCGATCTTTGATAAAAGGAACAAAATCGTCTGTAACACCCGAGAAGGGCTCGTCTAGCGCAATGAGCAAATCCTTTTGATTTCTAGTTCGCTGGCAAACGAGCTCGAACAAGAGGAGCTTTCGTTGCCCTCCAGAAAGCCCTTGAGTGAATTTTCCGGCCAGCGTCCCCCCTGCTTTGATATGGTCAGCGACTCCTTCATTTTCGTAGATCTCCCAAAAAGGCAGGTCCGTTGGATCAAAATTGGGAATTTTGCTTACAACGATATATGGTCTCATGCTGTGATACTGTCGTATGTAAGTACACTTGTGTGTTTGATGCAcatcgtccaaaaaggtTGTTCTGATATTCAAAAGGAGAACATGTTGTAAATATGAGAATCTAGCATACAATCCAAATTCACACACAGCGGCGAGCAACTTACTTTCCTGACCCACTGCTTCCTACACAAACAGTAAGCGTCATTTCAGTTTCACTCTTGGTTTACAGCAAACAGTTTTCTTCCTCCTGCCCTATGAAGTAAATTATACCAGAAGCGCCGCTCTTTCAACCAGTTTCACGAAGCCGTCTatagaagaagaagagtaatcGAATCCCTTAGAATTGCTGGTTCGGCTGGTTTGACTCATTACAGAATATATGGTCGAATTGTTTCTTATTTCAAAAAGATGAATCAAGAATGCTTTGGAAGGGTCGCCGCGCGAACCCTATGAAACAGGTGGGGATAGAAAAGCCCAGCGGGAAAAACTTGACCAGCCCAAGTTGTAAAACGATCCTTCTCTCTAGTAGAGATTCCTCGAAACGATATTAAAACAGTGGATCGAATAGGGGATGAAATTCCACCCGAGAGTAGTCGCCTTTATGAGAGACGCCGAATCCAAGTATCTTCCCGAAGGAATGAACCGAATACATAACAAGCATACGAAAATGAGTAGCTCTTGCCTCTTACCCGCTTCAGGATTTCACGAGCGCCAGAAACTTGCTATGTGTGCTGTTCATGCAATAAATAACATTGTTCAGTCATCCAAGTACTCCAAAACAGATTTTGATTCGATTTGTGAACAGTTGTCGCCCTTAATATGGTTCAATCCGCATCGAAGCGCTTTCAGCATAGGAAATTACGACGTGAATGTTGTTTTGCTGGTTTTACAAGCAGAGAATTGTTCTGTCCTCTGGCACGAT
The sequence above is a segment of the Phaeodactylum tricornutum CCAP 1055/1 chromosome 10, whole genome shotgun sequence genome. Coding sequences within it:
- a CDS encoding predicted protein — protein: MGYLSEIIVVLLSLRSIVATDTMNLLMVGNSYTARNNLSHMLSSLLGEGLSSDNIQVSRNTKGGASLTTHLQEADGTAGDTGLRQSLVSNPKPWDFVVLQDQSQIPGYYEVSGFFDQSLQSAVKLNELIEDTGAETIFFLTWGRRDGDSRNHWIFPDFPTMQERLIEGYRQFAEATSSETRRTTVAPVGPAFQIIYDRYLELRMDPLDSESNFYNLYSSDGSHPSRSGTYLAACVLYATVTGKDPSALKYRPTGISNDLQDMLQSVAAFAVMGKSFDFDTVVGYMEQEIAVSESPSPSFSGAAPTPRPTRRPTRAPSLRPISPPPKSWDDECSSLVENSNMELGHEGFWYAQGVSDVIDTSGYKSALAIRSINRNREWDGPAYMMNSSKDRNCMVQGSTWQITASLQMIDPKTERGAECELSSGGRKNDCPGLRFRFRDSRWDLQEFRLQEYAGDAWNPNGFNQFKVEFTVPKNSDTWHGEIRNIVVFFADFPAYLDLVIDDFNIVRVQ
- a CDS encoding predicted protein, translating into MRETTDEVLDALVLDSSFFGQAQQSFTTRPIPAFEPSGTGEFGVVSEVVQLCLSEECICDSPLLGGQRNLADVLPQQDQVPTTIALVENSEPYAISVIPTSVGHSRAHSVTFADDTKDAAPQTFESPPATVTVDIAKGDISVYDGHSCCDDEEDLSATRDRMASNTHRKGVARYAIKRLRRNLDKELMVDAAIDLACEAMFLQSISHSNIIRLRGTVGTPGTPQFALMLDRLTCTLEGKIGEWRARQDRSSGFLGRFGRDKNAIAALIAEQFTAALDLARALRHLHGRKIIYRDLKTDNVGFDVRGYVQLFDFGLAKELRSRDLVEKPDGYEATGLTGTRRYMAPEVVRCRVYGLSADVYSYSLVLWQIFALQTPFPSYNANQHYENVVAKGKRPPRIPWLPSQTHAMMEEGWSEDRRQRPGFLQVCQILQVELASRTDNVSTTDRSTHLMDRSARSGRSRVDSRA
- a CDS encoding predicted protein: MTLTVCVGSSGSGNMRPYIVVSKIPNFDPTDLPFWEIYENEGVADHIKAGGTLAGKFTQGLSGGQRKLLLFELVCQRTRNQKDLLIALDEPFSGVTDDFVPFIKDRLHDLKKKHNIVLVTNDHVETLTDMANNTITVSAVDRSIVRINEREVNREKAILALALGERYTYASSGPDFKFFFDVEVLSGSLLQILYFAIVTFSLYLATFWDSNEENAPLVLIAGSIIAFFNINPYLLSLVEWRNSMLEESEALVHSSANMNRVLKVILTMSVIFVLSVVEFGVVNAVIDGLFLEFRYWLAMLCDSASLTLPLTVQIVGSSPFLLMVFASTTFSPGAGVPVLKELRYLFPRFYWWCIVPEVQNLMEGCPPDNVIPLYLVLSAFVGVFILCFILGIGRVKTGFHRNKRENKREEMLDDEFEELQSNMYGEKALRRLRGNGSSSADETQNNENDENL